In the Leptospira sp. WS4.C2 genome, one interval contains:
- a CDS encoding flippase produces MKKIITNSIWLVFDKIFKILIGLFVGVWIARYFGPEIFGKYNFANSIIILFSTILPLGTEAILVRELVKNKEQSHNLLSVSFYIHLISGFVFFVCSSLVIYILKSDDDLTLKIGYILSFSLLFRFMAVPRYFFESRTEYKYIIYIENFYFIILSIARIFLLINEFPILYFVFSFLFESICSSVSIFIFYTKFHHDRITVPVNLKSIYRTIRESFPLFISALSIILYMKIDQLMIGTMIGDRETGIYSVAVRLSEFWYFLPLGISSSFYPTLIDKKNKSQIVYTELFQSLHLVLFLMSLLMAIFIQVLGEDIVILLYGEPYIDSVNILKVYIWSGVFVFLGVAGSNYYLIEDKQKFILVKSITGLTINIILNFFWIHQFGVMGAAYATLVSQAIAASLIPCLFREIRPLFLIQINCLKIWQWSIFLHNFLLRYQEDRRNS; encoded by the coding sequence GTGAAAAAGATCATTACAAATTCAATTTGGTTAGTTTTTGATAAGATATTTAAAATACTTATCGGTTTGTTTGTTGGTGTTTGGATTGCTCGCTATTTTGGCCCTGAAATTTTCGGTAAATATAATTTTGCAAATTCGATAATAATACTATTTAGTACTATTTTGCCTTTAGGAACAGAGGCGATTCTTGTAAGGGAACTCGTAAAAAATAAGGAACAGAGTCATAATTTGCTCTCAGTGTCCTTTTATATTCATCTAATTTCTGGATTTGTGTTTTTTGTTTGCTCTTCACTAGTTATATATATTCTAAAATCTGATGATGACTTAACGCTTAAAATTGGCTATATTTTGTCTTTTTCGCTATTATTTAGGTTTATGGCAGTGCCTAGATACTTTTTTGAATCGCGTACAGAGTATAAATATATTATATATATTGAAAATTTTTATTTTATAATTCTTTCTATCGCAAGAATTTTCCTTTTGATTAATGAATTCCCGATTTTATATTTTGTATTTAGTTTTCTGTTCGAATCTATTTGCTCATCCGTTTCAATTTTTATATTTTATACAAAATTTCATCATGATCGTATCACCGTCCCAGTAAATTTAAAAAGTATCTATCGGACGATAAGAGAATCTTTTCCTCTTTTTATTTCCGCATTATCAATCATTTTATATATGAAAATTGATCAGTTGATGATTGGCACTATGATCGGCGATCGGGAAACTGGTATATATAGTGTTGCCGTTCGGTTAAGTGAGTTTTGGTATTTCCTTCCGCTTGGGATTTCATCATCTTTTTATCCCACTTTAATAGATAAAAAAAATAAGTCGCAGATAGTTTATACTGAATTGTTTCAAAGTCTGCATTTGGTTTTATTTTTGATGTCTCTTTTGATGGCGATTTTTATTCAAGTTTTGGGTGAGGATATAGTTATTCTATTATATGGAGAACCTTATATTGATTCCGTAAATATACTCAAAGTGTATATTTGGTCTGGAGTATTTGTTTTTTTGGGAGTAGCCGGTAGTAATTATTATTTAATTGAAGATAAGCAGAAATTTATTTTGGTAAAAAGTATAACTGGGCTTACCATAAATATAATCTTAAATTTTTTTTGGATACATCAGTTTGGGGTAATGGGAGCAGCATATGCAACTTTGGTTTCTCAAGCAATTGCAGCTTCTTTGATCCCTTGTCTGTTTAGGGAAATTAGGCCTTTATTTTTAATTCAAATTAATTGTCTGAAAATCTGGCAGTGGTCTATTTTTTTGCATAATTTCCTTTTACGATATCAGGAAGATAGAAGAAACAGCTGA
- a CDS encoding O-antigen polymerase, which produces MKLFSKRGIFAFAIISWFLMWHLIDSFELTGLYPLSDLVNKVIFAFYVSFLLGAVSTVIINNGRKKNDFGLVQVSNFTKKYYDFIKVISAYFVIPMFLFFMCRGFYLLSTKFTISQYRSDVFGLLTGTSTLFFNSSLVTMIYTYLVLPYLFYVLFLGFAYSVRYRKFGLLFISVLLIIMDSLMMAGRFGFHYILFATFLISLFRVNLHYFKISSQFIFAIIFIFFISTASVYYISEGRAIKGQSKVGHLIEHFIIDYHTESFHILDVELNKPDSLIYDHTFGLSSISAFERYFLLVSNRMGLTSKNSEADLIGGYLHDSRKIGVDSHGQPKFYNAFASSLFVFYRDGAFFGVLLGGIVFGFLVQYWSNIFNISVFSSSLMLTSLSYLGIYSLFQCVITGPMMISFSLCIFTLIVFKLKKLSMSPR; this is translated from the coding sequence ATGAAATTGTTTTCTAAGAGAGGAATTTTTGCCTTCGCTATTATAAGTTGGTTTTTGATGTGGCATTTGATAGACTCGTTTGAGTTAACTGGTTTGTATCCTCTTTCAGACTTAGTAAACAAGGTGATTTTCGCATTCTATGTCAGCTTTCTACTCGGAGCGGTCTCAACAGTAATCATTAATAACGGAAGAAAAAAAAATGATTTCGGATTAGTTCAAGTTTCAAATTTTACTAAAAAATATTATGATTTTATCAAGGTAATTTCTGCTTATTTTGTAATTCCGATGTTTCTATTTTTTATGTGCAGAGGGTTTTACTTATTATCAACAAAATTTACAATTTCACAATATCGATCCGATGTTTTCGGCTTACTGACTGGAACTTCCACTTTGTTTTTTAATAGTTCTCTTGTTACTATGATTTATACTTATTTAGTATTGCCGTATTTGTTTTATGTATTATTTCTAGGTTTTGCATATTCTGTTCGATATAGGAAATTTGGTTTATTATTTATATCCGTTTTGTTGATCATAATGGACTCGTTAATGATGGCAGGTAGATTTGGATTTCACTATATATTATTTGCGACTTTTTTAATTTCCCTATTTCGGGTCAACCTTCATTATTTTAAAATTAGTTCTCAATTTATTTTCGCCATTATTTTCATATTCTTTATTTCTACTGCTTCAGTTTATTATATTAGTGAAGGGAGGGCAATCAAAGGGCAGTCAAAAGTAGGTCATTTGATCGAACACTTTATCATCGATTATCATACCGAGTCATTTCACATTTTAGATGTTGAACTCAATAAACCTGACTCTTTAATCTATGATCATACGTTCGGATTATCTTCTATTTCTGCTTTTGAAAGGTATTTTCTTTTGGTAAGCAATCGGATGGGTTTAACATCGAAAAACTCTGAAGCTGATTTAATTGGCGGATACTTACATGACTCGAGAAAAATCGGAGTTGATTCTCATGGGCAGCCTAAGTTTTATAATGCCTTTGCTTCGAGTTTATTTGTTTTTTATCGAGATGGCGCTTTTTTTGGCGTCTTATTGGGTGGTATAGTATTTGGCTTTTTAGTTCAATATTGGAGCAATATTTTTAATATTTCAGTATTTTCTTCCTCATTAATGCTAACATCGCTTTCTTATTTAGGGATTTATAGTTTGTTTCAATGCGTTATTACAGGACCGATGATGATTTCTTTTTCGCTGTGTATTTTTACATTAATTGTATTTAAATTGAAAAAGCTTTCAATGAGCCCACGTTAA